From Deltaproteobacteria bacterium, one genomic window encodes:
- the tilS gene encoding tRNA lysidine(34) synthetase TilS, whose protein sequence is MLNKVRKTIAHHAMLERGERLIAAVSGGPDSVALLKALTLIAAEYKLSLVVAHLNHGLRGAEADGEEDFVRSLSQSMGVEYVGGKIDIAALKEPGKSLEELCREQRYAFLKKVADDCQATKIALGHHLQDQAETVLMNLLRGSGAEGLRGMLPVREGLIIRPLLQVTKKEIFAFLEEMGLSFTTDSSNAHDCYLRNRIRHHLLPLLKEGFNRRVEENLSRTAEIMRLDDDYLATEVEEWLCRWSISGPDGDRRLPLTEFLKLHAALQQRVIKNLLARTSRSGQGIGYKHVSAALALARGSHGSASLDLPGGVLLRREYHTMIFSRLADRPDFPAGRRIAGNLNYCYPVDIPGRVEVKEAGLSISFQFADKPGQALISTPGARLAYLDYGAMSPPLVIRNVIPGDWLQPLGMTGKKKLKALFIDEKVPRAGRHLLPLLADQQSVIWVPGLRISSRVGVTEKTRQVLKVEII, encoded by the coding sequence ATGTTGAATAAAGTACGAAAGACAATTGCGCACCACGCCATGCTGGAGCGGGGGGAGCGGTTAATAGCGGCAGTTTCCGGCGGCCCCGACTCGGTGGCCCTGTTGAAGGCGCTTACCTTGATCGCCGCCGAATATAAGCTCTCCCTCGTTGTCGCCCATCTGAATCATGGCCTGAGAGGCGCCGAGGCAGACGGGGAGGAAGATTTTGTCCGCTCGTTGAGCCAGAGTATGGGCGTGGAATACGTAGGCGGGAAAATAGACATTGCCGCCTTAAAGGAACCGGGGAAATCACTGGAGGAGCTATGCCGCGAGCAGCGGTACGCCTTCCTGAAAAAAGTCGCGGACGATTGCCAGGCCACCAAAATTGCCCTGGGACATCATCTCCAGGATCAGGCCGAGACGGTACTTATGAATCTCCTCAGAGGCAGTGGCGCTGAGGGTTTAAGGGGAATGCTGCCGGTGCGGGAAGGACTGATCATTCGGCCCTTGCTGCAAGTCACGAAAAAAGAAATTTTTGCTTTTCTTGAAGAGATGGGGCTTTCATTCACGACCGACAGTTCCAATGCCCATGATTGTTATCTCCGCAACAGAATCAGGCACCACCTCCTCCCCCTCCTGAAAGAGGGCTTTAATCGGCGGGTTGAGGAGAATCTGTCCCGTACGGCCGAAATCATGCGTCTCGATGACGACTACCTGGCGACGGAAGTTGAAGAATGGCTCTGCCGCTGGAGTATTTCCGGCCCGGATGGGGACAGGAGACTGCCGCTTACGGAGTTTCTCAAGTTGCACGCCGCCCTCCAGCAACGGGTAATAAAAAATTTATTGGCCAGGACGTCCCGGTCAGGCCAGGGCATCGGCTATAAACATGTCTCGGCTGCCCTTGCTTTGGCGCGTGGATCTCACGGCAGCGCCAGTCTGGATCTTCCGGGCGGCGTCCTGCTGCGGCGTGAATACCATACCATGATTTTTTCGCGCCTGGCAGACCGGCCTGACTTTCCCGCCGGCAGACGGATAGCGGGAAATCTCAATTATTGTTATCCCGTAGATATACCGGGGCGGGTAGAGGTGAAGGAGGCGGGCCTGTCCATCAGCTTTCAATTTGCCGACAAGCCCGGCCAAGCCCTTATTTCCACGCCGGGAGCCCGTTTAGCCTATCTGGATTACGGAGCGATGAGCCCGCCTTTAGTCATCAGGAATGTAATTCCCGGGGACTGGCTGCAACCGCTGGGTATGACGGGCAAGAAAAAACTAAAAGCACTTTTCATTGATGAAAAGGTGCCTCGTGCGGGGAGGCACCTGTTGCCCCTGCTGGCTGATCAGCAATCGGTAATATGGGTTCCCGGCCTGCGGATAAGCTCCCGGGTAGGCGTTACGGAAAAAACACGACAGGTGCTCAAAGTAGAAATTATTTGA
- the ftsH gene encoding ATP-dependent zinc metalloprotease FtsH yields MNPLQKNVALWLVVSLIFIFAYHLFNQPKAVHENVIFSDFISYVDKGQVQEVIIQGENITGKLGTGKSFKTFAPQDPELIPLLKEKGVRIVAKPLDDSPWFMTVLVSWFPMILLIGVWIFFMRQMQSGGGKAMAFGKSRARLQTDKSKKITFADVAGIDEAKSELQEVIDFLKDPKKFTRLGGRIPKGLLLVGSPGTGKTLLARAIAGEADVPFFSISGSDFVEMFVGVGASRVRDLFTQAKKNAPCIIFIDEIDAVGRHRGAGLGGGHDEREQTLNQLLVEMDGFESNEGVILVSATNRPDVLDPALLRPGRFDRQVIVPLPDVRGREKIFIVHTQKTPLAPDVDLAVIARGTPGSSGADIENLVNEAALYAARTGKDLVSMSDFEFAKDKVLMGSERKSMVISDEEKRNTAYHESGHALVARLLPGTDPIHKVTIIPRGRALGLTQQLPIDEKHTYNRQFLLSNITILLGGRAAEKLVMHEFTTGAGNDIERATNLARKMVCEWGMSDRMGPLSYGKKEEQIFLGREIATHKDYSEDTAVKIDEEVTGIVTDSYEKALEILSEHMEILHRIAAELLEKEVLNMPELDALIGLKPPSPAPVDLPAEAVAATADAPVVSN; encoded by the coding sequence TTGAATCCGCTGCAAAAAAATGTTGCTCTTTGGCTGGTCGTAAGTCTTATCTTTATCTTCGCGTACCACCTTTTTAATCAGCCCAAGGCCGTTCATGAAAATGTAATATTCAGTGATTTCATAAGCTATGTTGATAAGGGACAGGTGCAGGAAGTTATCATCCAGGGGGAAAACATTACGGGTAAGCTGGGCACGGGAAAGAGTTTTAAAACCTTTGCTCCGCAAGATCCGGAGCTAATACCGCTGCTGAAAGAAAAAGGGGTGCGCATCGTTGCCAAGCCACTGGATGATTCTCCCTGGTTTATGACCGTGCTCGTATCGTGGTTTCCCATGATCCTGCTAATCGGCGTCTGGATTTTCTTCATGCGCCAGATGCAGTCCGGCGGCGGCAAGGCCATGGCCTTCGGAAAAAGCAGGGCCAGACTGCAAACAGACAAGTCCAAAAAAATAACCTTTGCCGACGTGGCCGGGATTGACGAGGCAAAGTCGGAACTACAGGAGGTTATTGATTTTTTAAAAGATCCGAAAAAATTTACCCGGCTGGGGGGCAGGATTCCGAAGGGTTTGCTGCTCGTTGGTTCGCCTGGCACCGGCAAGACCCTTCTGGCGAGAGCCATCGCCGGCGAGGCAGATGTCCCGTTTTTCAGCATCAGCGGGTCCGACTTTGTGGAGATGTTCGTAGGTGTCGGCGCCTCGCGCGTCAGGGACCTTTTCACCCAGGCGAAAAAGAATGCGCCCTGCATCATCTTCATAGATGAAATTGATGCGGTGGGCAGGCACCGGGGCGCCGGCCTCGGCGGCGGACATGACGAACGGGAGCAGACCCTGAATCAGCTGCTGGTGGAGATGGATGGTTTTGAATCTAACGAAGGCGTAATCCTGGTCTCCGCTACCAACCGTCCGGACGTGCTGGACCCGGCACTGTTGAGACCGGGCCGTTTTGACCGTCAGGTGATCGTTCCCCTGCCCGATGTCAGGGGCCGGGAGAAAATATTCATCGTCCATACCCAGAAGACGCCTTTGGCCCCTGATGTGGACCTTGCCGTCATTGCCCGTGGCACGCCGGGATCTTCGGGCGCGGATATAGAAAACCTCGTTAACGAGGCTGCTCTTTACGCCGCCCGGACAGGCAAGGATTTGGTCAGCATGAGCGATTTCGAATTTGCCAAAGACAAGGTACTGATGGGCAGTGAAAGAAAGAGCATGGTCATCAGTGATGAAGAAAAGCGTAATACGGCCTATCACGAATCGGGACATGCCCTGGTGGCCAGATTGCTGCCCGGTACGGATCCGATCCACAAAGTAACCATCATTCCGCGCGGCCGGGCGCTTGGTTTGACACAACAACTGCCCATTGACGAAAAGCACACCTATAACCGCCAATTTCTGCTGAGTAACATTACTATCCTCCTGGGCGGTCGGGCGGCGGAGAAATTAGTCATGCATGAATTTACCACCGGCGCCGGCAATGACATCGAAAGAGCCACCAACCTGGCCCGGAAAATGGTCTGCGAATGGGGCATGAGCGACCGAATGGGGCCGCTCAGTTACGGCAAAAAAGAAGAACAAATCTTCCTGGGCCGGGAAATAGCGACGCACAAGGATTACAGCGAAGATACGGCGGTGAAGATTGACGAGGAAGTTACGGGCATCGTCACCGATAGTTACGAAAAAGCGCTCGAGATATTGTCCGAACACATGGAGATATTGCACCGCATCGCCGCTGAGCTGCTGGAAAAGGAAGTCTTGAACATGCCGGAACTCGATGCCCTCATCGGCTTAAAGCCGCCCTCCCCTGCCCCGGTGGATCTACCGGCGGAAGCGGTGGCAGCGACGGCGGATGCCCCGGTCGTGAGCAATTAG
- a CDS encoding lytic transglycosylase domain-containing protein, producing the protein MAGEKIRVLILLIFIGLALPQVSSADIYKYVDEEGVLHLTNVPTEINAKYVLVLREKPVHFMVGTDITKYDHLINRAADKYKVDPSLIKAVIKAESNFNHQAVSPVGARGLMQLMPTTATYLQVADSFHPENNIEGGVRYLRYLLNLYHGNLPLALSAYNAGEGAVSRYNNQMPPYRETQDYVKRVMSYYNRYLADRK; encoded by the coding sequence ATGGCAGGAGAAAAAATCAGAGTATTAATTTTGTTGATATTTATCGGTCTTGCTCTTCCCCAGGTTTCATCGGCGGATATTTACAAATACGTTGATGAGGAGGGGGTGCTCCATCTTACCAACGTTCCAACGGAAATTAACGCCAAGTATGTATTGGTGCTGCGAGAGAAGCCTGTCCACTTCATGGTAGGCACTGATATAACCAAATACGATCATCTTATCAACCGGGCGGCAGATAAATACAAGGTAGATCCATCGCTGATCAAGGCCGTCATCAAGGCCGAATCCAACTTCAATCATCAGGCCGTTTCCCCCGTCGGCGCGCGCGGCCTGATGCAACTCATGCCCACCACAGCCACTTACCTGCAGGTCGCAGATTCTTTTCATCCGGAGAACAACATTGAAGGGGGCGTGCGTTACCTCCGTTATCTTTTAAACCTTTACCACGGAAACCTGCCCCTTGCTTTATCCGCCTACAATGCGGGAGAAGGCGCTGTAAGCCGTTATAACAACCAGATGCCACCCTATCGGGAAACCCAGGATTACGTCAAGCGGGTCATGAGCTATTACAATCGGTATCTTGCCGACAGGAAATAA
- the tsaE gene encoding tRNA (adenosine(37)-N6)-threonylcarbamoyltransferase complex ATPase subunit type 1 TsaE, translating to MLEATQTCCAFSMDDSTWISDDPQQTYDFGKFLGENLQPGDVLALCGELGAGKTCLTQGIARGLGVPEEYRVTSPTFTIINEYPGRLTLYHLDLYRLSGVRDLDEIGYEDCFNDRSVVVMEWAEKIKEVLPAGAFFIFLTYIDENRRRIVISRNRKEINRLLIERS from the coding sequence ATGCTTGAAGCGACGCAAACTTGTTGCGCATTTTCCATGGATGATTCTACCTGGATTTCTGATGACCCGCAGCAGACCTATGATTTCGGAAAGTTTTTGGGTGAAAACCTGCAACCTGGTGACGTGCTGGCCCTTTGCGGAGAATTGGGGGCGGGAAAAACCTGCCTGACCCAGGGAATCGCCAGGGGTTTGGGGGTCCCGGAGGAGTACCGGGTTACCAGCCCCACCTTTACGATCATCAATGAATATCCGGGCCGACTCACTCTTTATCATCTTGACCTGTACCGTCTGTCAGGCGTGCGGGATCTTGACGAGATAGGATATGAAGACTGTTTTAACGATCGTAGCGTTGTCGTAATGGAATGGGCTGAAAAGATCAAGGAGGTTTTGCCGGCCGGCGCATTTTTCATTTTCCTCACCTATATTGATGAAAACAGGCGCAGAATTGTCATTTCCCGTAACCGGAAGGAAATAAATCGGCTTTTGATAGAGCGGAGTTAA
- a CDS encoding helix-hairpin-helix domain-containing protein has translation MGDLKYKEQLELTSQQADGLAVMVALAVLLYVINILMPVGGSSATQAEPFSKREKGMLTIALNLNGQERGVYFMAPGATISDLMTAIRTTIPPEFEGGMGSRRLQTGDEVYLTSIAPALGTPFLERCPHIGKMSAAQSLALDLPVDINKAGFEDLVLVPGIGEKTAMQIIALREAKGSFQSLEELQELSGIKEKKFDKLKKYFFALP, from the coding sequence ATGGGTGATCTGAAATACAAAGAGCAACTGGAACTTACGAGCCAACAGGCGGATGGTCTGGCCGTCATGGTTGCCCTGGCGGTATTGCTCTATGTCATCAATATTCTGATGCCCGTGGGGGGATCTTCGGCTACCCAGGCCGAGCCGTTCAGCAAGAGAGAAAAGGGAATGCTGACGATTGCCTTGAACTTGAATGGACAAGAGCGAGGCGTGTACTTCATGGCGCCGGGGGCAACGATCTCCGACCTTATGACGGCGATACGGACGACAATTCCACCGGAGTTCGAAGGAGGCATGGGCTCTCGCAGGCTGCAGACTGGTGATGAAGTTTATCTGACCAGTATTGCGCCTGCCTTGGGGACACCTTTTTTGGAAAGGTGTCCCCACATAGGTAAAATGAGTGCGGCGCAGTCCCTGGCGCTGGACTTGCCCGTGGATATTAATAAGGCCGGCTTTGAAGACCTGGTCCTTGTCCCCGGCATTGGCGAGAAAACTGCGATGCAAATCATCGCCCTCCGGGAGGCAAAGGGAAGTTTTCAAAGCCTGGAAGAATTGCAGGAACTTAGCGGTATTAAAGAGAAAAAATTCGATAAATTAAAGAAATATTTCTTTGCTTTGCCTTGA
- the acpS gene encoding holo-ACP synthase, with amino-acid sequence MIYGTGIDIVEVQRMAGIIARWGNRFVERVFTPGEIAYCHNRALPAMHFAARFAAKESLLKSLGIGLGMGLSLQEIEVVSDQRGKPEVRLRGRAKGMLRRLRVSATHLSLSHTRHAATAVVILEKAGPPHA; translated from the coding sequence ATGATTTACGGCACAGGAATAGATATTGTGGAGGTCCAGCGGATGGCGGGCATCATCGCCAGATGGGGCAATCGCTTTGTGGAGCGGGTTTTTACTCCCGGTGAAATCGCTTATTGCCATAACCGGGCGCTGCCGGCGATGCATTTTGCGGCCCGGTTTGCGGCCAAAGAGTCCTTGCTTAAGTCCCTGGGCATAGGCTTGGGCATGGGGCTTTCGTTACAGGAGATTGAAGTCGTGAGCGATCAACGCGGAAAACCGGAAGTCAGACTGCGGGGCAGGGCGAAAGGCATGTTGCGTCGCCTCAGGGTGTCGGCGACGCACTTAAGCCTGTCTCATACGCGGCATGCCGCAACCGCCGTGGTGATTCTGGAAAAGGCTGGGCCTCCCCATGCTTGA
- the folP gene encoding dihydropteroate synthase gives MNVTDKIIFKTCRREIICGERTLIMGILNVTPDSFSDGGCFSTLAAAVAEGERLVEAGADMLDIGGESTRPDSKSVSPEEELGRVIPVIEKLAARLDVPISVDTMKALVAKEAVAHGAEIINDVSALRFDRQMLTVAAATGAGLILMHMRGMPKDMQKGSLYYPSLIEDISNFLRARLQNALDGGVERDRTMLDPGIGFGKTAVDNMRILKHLARFQVLGRPILTGVSRKSFIGSVTGGEARDRVEGTAAAVAVAIINGSAVIRVHDVAAMKKVAAMTDAIMSN, from the coding sequence TTGAACGTAACAGACAAAATTATTTTCAAAACCTGCCGGAGGGAAATAATCTGCGGGGAGCGCACCTTGATCATGGGGATCCTGAATGTTACCCCGGATTCCTTTTCTGACGGCGGTTGCTTTTCCACACTTGCGGCAGCAGTTGCGGAGGGTGAGCGCTTAGTCGAAGCCGGTGCGGATATGCTGGATATCGGCGGCGAGTCCACGCGTCCTGATTCGAAGTCCGTGTCGCCGGAGGAAGAGCTGGGCAGGGTAATACCAGTCATTGAGAAACTCGCGGCCAGGCTGGACGTACCCATCTCCGTTGATACGATGAAAGCTTTGGTGGCCAAGGAAGCTGTGGCCCACGGTGCGGAAATAATCAATGATGTAAGTGCGTTGAGATTTGATCGGCAAATGTTGACAGTTGCGGCGGCAACCGGCGCCGGGCTGATCCTCATGCATATGCGGGGCATGCCGAAAGACATGCAGAAAGGTTCTCTTTATTATCCATCCCTTATCGAAGACATCAGCAATTTTCTGCGCGCCAGACTGCAAAACGCCCTTGACGGTGGTGTGGAAAGAGACAGGACGATGCTCGATCCCGGTATCGGATTCGGAAAAACGGCGGTAGATAACATGCGGATTTTGAAGCACCTGGCCCGCTTCCAGGTTCTCGGACGGCCCATCCTGACAGGTGTGTCGCGCAAATCTTTTATCGGCTCCGTGACGGGCGGCGAGGCCCGGGATCGCGTGGAAGGGACGGCGGCGGCAGTGGCGGTGGCCATTATAAACGGCAGCGCCGTCATCAGGGTACATGACGTGGCCGCCATGAAAAAAGTCGCCGCCATGACCGATGCGATCATGAGTAACTGA
- a CDS encoding aspartate kinase, which produces MSIVVQKYGGTSVANLEKIEKVAEKVIRAKKAGHELVVVLSAMAGETDRLIQLAQKAGAGNPDKMEYDSLISTGEQVTVTLLAIVLRKMGYQARSLLGFQVKIRTDQAYTKARIVSVDKELIESELKKGVIVVVAGFQGVDDENNITTLGRGGSDTSAVALAAALGADVCDIYTDVDGVYTTDPNICSNARRLDKISYDEMLEMARAGAKVLQPRSVELAKKYSVPVYVKSSFTDEGGTLVTKEDREMEKEVVSGVTYDRDQAKITVVRVPDRPGVAAHLFMPLSEHNIVVDMIIQNASVDGCTDLTFTVSRKDIQEARRIVEAVVKEIGADRLEVDEDVAKVSIIGVGMISHSGVAARMFSVLAAEGINILMISTSEIKISCVVRAKYTELAVTVLHNAFGLDKKT; this is translated from the coding sequence ATGTCAATAGTTGTGCAAAAATATGGCGGCACCTCGGTGGCCAATCTGGAAAAGATTGAGAAGGTGGCGGAGAAGGTAATACGCGCGAAAAAAGCCGGTCATGAACTTGTGGTCGTTCTTTCGGCCATGGCGGGCGAAACGGATCGCCTTATCCAGCTTGCCCAGAAGGCGGGGGCGGGCAATCCGGATAAAATGGAATACGATTCGCTTATTTCCACCGGGGAGCAGGTTACAGTAACCCTGCTGGCAATAGTGTTGCGTAAGATGGGCTATCAGGCCCGGTCCCTGCTGGGTTTTCAGGTCAAGATTCGCACTGATCAGGCCTACACGAAGGCCCGGATCGTGAGTGTGGATAAGGAATTAATCGAAAGTGAGCTTAAAAAGGGTGTTATCGTTGTAGTTGCGGGATTTCAGGGTGTGGATGATGAAAATAATATTACCACCTTGGGGCGGGGCGGCTCCGACACGAGTGCCGTGGCACTGGCAGCGGCGCTGGGGGCGGATGTATGCGATATTTATACTGATGTTGATGGCGTCTATACCACCGATCCCAATATCTGCAGCAACGCCCGCCGCTTAGATAAAATCTCTTACGATGAAATGCTGGAGATGGCCAGGGCGGGGGCCAAGGTGCTCCAGCCCCGTTCGGTGGAGTTGGCGAAAAAATATTCGGTGCCCGTTTATGTAAAATCCTCTTTTACTGACGAGGGTGGAACTTTGGTGACCAAGGAGGATAGGGAGATGGAAAAGGAAGTAGTATCCGGAGTAACCTACGATCGCGACCAGGCGAAGATTACCGTAGTCCGCGTTCCCGACCGACCTGGTGTGGCGGCGCATTTGTTTATGCCGCTTTCCGAGCACAACATCGTCGTGGACATGATCATCCAGAATGCGAGCGTTGATGGGTGTACCGATTTGACCTTTACGGTTTCCCGGAAAGATATCCAGGAAGCCCGCCGTATAGTAGAGGCGGTGGTTAAGGAAATCGGTGCGGACCGGTTGGAGGTAGATGAGGACGTGGCTAAAGTGTCAATTATCGGTGTGGGCATGATCAGTCACTCCGGCGTTGCGGCCCGGATGTTTTCCGTTCTGGCTGCGGAGGGCATAAATATTTTGATGATCAGCACGTCCGAGATCAAGATATCTTGCGTGGTCAGGGCCAAATACACAGAGCTGGCCGTTACTGTTCTCCACAACGCCTTTGGCCTGGACAAAAAAACTTGA